From the genome of Streptomyces ficellus:
GCCGTCGCCCTCGGCTCCGGCGCCGAGGCCACCGCCGCCACGCTCGCCGAGCACGGCGCGGTCAAGGTCCTCACCGCCGACGCCGCCGAGTTCGCCGACTACCTCGTCGTACCGAAGGTGGACGCCCTCCAGGCCGCCCACGAGGCCGTGTCCCCGGTCGCCGTGCTCGTCCCGTCCTCCGCCGAGGGCAAGGAGATCGCGGCCCGCCTCGCGGTCCGCATCGGCTCCGGCATCATCACCGACGCCGTCGACCTCGAGGCCGGCGACGAGGGCCCGGTGGCCACCCAGTCGGCGTTCGCCGCCTCCTTCACCACCAAGTCCCGTGTGTCCAAGGGCACCCCGGTCATCACGGTCAAGCCGAACTCGGCCCCCGTGGAGGCCGCCCCGGCCGCCGGCGCCGTCGAGGCCCTCGCCGTCTCGTTCTCCGAGAAGGCCACCGGCACCAAGGTCGTCTCCCGCACCCCGCGCGAGTCGACCGGCCGCCCCGAGCTGACCGAGGCCGCGATCGTGGTCTCCGGCGGCCGCGGCGTCAACGGCGCCGAGAACTTCTCGATCATCGAGGACCTCGCCGACTCCCTCGGTGCCGCCGTCGGCGCCTCCCGCGCCGCCGTGGACGCGGGCTGGTACCCGCACTCCAACCAGGTCGGCCAGACCGGCAAGTCGGTCTCGCCGCAGCTGTACATCGCCTCCGGCATCTCCGGTGCGATCCAGCACCGCGCCGGCATGCAGACCTCGAAGACCATCGTGGCCATCAACAAGGACGCCGAGGCCCCGATCTTCGACCTGGTCGACTACGGCGTGGTCGGCGACCTGTTCCAGGTCGTCCCGCAGCTGACCGAGGAGATCAAGACCCGCAAGGGCTGACCTGCGGCATCTCTCCGGCTCCGGGGCCGCGCGGTGAGTCCACCGCGCGGCCCCGCGTCGTTGGGGCGACCATTGACGCAGGTCAATGACACCCATTAACTTCACCATACGGATTGTTGATTCCGTGTAGTGGAAATTTGGAGGGTGTGGGAATGGGTCAGCAGGAGAAGGTGGCAACGAGCCTCGCCGGCGCGGTCAGCGAGGGCATCAGCGCCTCCCTCGTCTCGGTCGACGAAGAGCTCGCACGCCGCTACCCGGGCGACCCGGGCACCCGCCAGCCCGTCCACACCGTCTACGTGCCCGGAGACGCCTTCGACGCCGGAACCATCCGCTCCTGGGGCGACCAGGCCCTCGCCATGCTCGACGAGCACGCCCCCGACGCCGCCTCCCTCGCCGCCGCCCTCGGCCTGCCCGACGAACTCGCCGACGACGTCCACGCGCGCGTGCGGGCCAAGCTGGAGCACGAGCCCATCGAGGACCTCCGCGTCGACTTCGAGGACGGCTACGGCGGGAAGGACGGCGCCGCCGAGGACGCGGACGCCGCCCGCGCCGCCCGCCTGATCTCCGAGGCGTACGCCACCGGCACCGCCGCCCCGTACATGGGCATCCGCATGAAGTGCATGGAGGCCGCCGTACGGGACCGGGGCATCCGCACCACCGACGTCTTCCTCAGCGGACTCATGGAGCACGGTGGCCTCCCCGAGGGGCTCGTCCTCACCCTCCCCAAGGTCACCTACGCCGAACAGGTCAGCGCCTTCGTACGGCTCGTCGAGGCCTTCGAGAAGGCCCACGGCCTCGACGCCGGCCGCCTCGGCTTCGAGATCCAGATCGAGACCAGCCAGGCCATCCTGGCGCCCGACGGCACCGCCACCGTCGCACGCATGATCGACGCCGCCGAGGGCCGCGCCACCGGCCTGCACTACGGCACCTTCGACTACAGCGCCTGCCTCGGCGTCTCCGCCGCCTACCAGGCCAGCGACCACCCGGCCGCCGACCACGCCAAGGCGATCATGCAGGTCGCCGCCGCCGGCACCGGCGTACGCGTGTCCGACGGCTC
Proteins encoded in this window:
- a CDS encoding electron transfer flavoprotein subunit alpha/FixB family protein produces the protein MAEVLVYVDHVDGAVRKPTLELLTLARRIGEPVAVALGSGAEATAATLAEHGAVKVLTADAAEFADYLVVPKVDALQAAHEAVSPVAVLVPSSAEGKEIAARLAVRIGSGIITDAVDLEAGDEGPVATQSAFAASFTTKSRVSKGTPVITVKPNSAPVEAAPAAGAVEALAVSFSEKATGTKVVSRTPRESTGRPELTEAAIVVSGGRGVNGAENFSIIEDLADSLGAAVGASRAAVDAGWYPHSNQVGQTGKSVSPQLYIASGISGAIQHRAGMQTSKTIVAINKDAEAPIFDLVDYGVVGDLFQVVPQLTEEIKTRKG
- a CDS encoding DUF6986 family protein — protein: MGQQEKVATSLAGAVSEGISASLVSVDEELARRYPGDPGTRQPVHTVYVPGDAFDAGTIRSWGDQALAMLDEHAPDAASLAAALGLPDELADDVHARVRAKLEHEPIEDLRVDFEDGYGGKDGAAEDADAARAARLISEAYATGTAAPYMGIRMKCMEAAVRDRGIRTTDVFLSGLMEHGGLPEGLVLTLPKVTYAEQVSAFVRLVEAFEKAHGLDAGRLGFEIQIETSQAILAPDGTATVARMIDAAEGRATGLHYGTFDYSACLGVSAAYQASDHPAADHAKAIMQVAAAGTGVRVSDGSTNVLPVGPTDKVHDAWRLHYGLTRRALARAYYQGWDMHPGHLPTRYAAVFAFYREGFEQAAARLSAYANQAGGDVMDEPATAKALSSYLLRGIDCGALGTDEVARLTGLTRADLDGFAAPRRGDLTATAP